TCACCACTATGAAAATGGGAATAAGTATTAATATTGAATATACCATATAACCAAAGAAGTGTGGGATCTTGATTTTCATTTCCTCGGCAATCGATTTTACCATAAAATTGGGGCCGTTCCCGATATATGTCATGGCTCCCATGAAAACCGCCCCACAGCTTATGGCACGAAGCAGGTCTACATGGACTCCCGCAATTGTGACAGGATCCACATTTCCCGCTGCTCTGGTAACACTCTCGGCCAGCGTAAAGAAGGTCAAATAAGTGGGGGCATTATCCAGAAATGAGCTTAATCCACCGGTCCACCAGAAAAACTGCCAGGGCTGAGTGATACCGAGTTCCGCCCCGCGCGTCTTAAGGAGAACCAACAGCGGCACGACCGTGATAAAAATCCCTATGAAAAGAACCGCCACTTCGATAATCGGATGATAACTGAACTTATTTTTCTTCCGGAATTCTTCGCGTGTGAATTTAAGAGACAAAACCGTCATCAAGGCCATAATCATTTCCCGATAAGGAGTCGGTGTCCGAAAGGAGACCGCCAGGATTACTCCTATAAGAAAAAGAATATTGATCTTGCCGGAAATGCCAATCGGAACGGCCTTCTGAATATCCTTTTTTATGGCGGCCGGAGTCTCCTTGCTATAGCAGTACAAATCCCAGAAATAGAATATCGCCAGCACCAACCCCAGGGTGACTACCCAGACCGGGAACAAAGTCAAAGTCCAGGTGAAAGGAACACCTTTAAGGTATCCCAGAAAAAGAGGCGGGTCGCCCAGCGGAGTGAGGCATCCACCTATGTTGGAAACGGCGAATATGAAAAATACCGGAATATGATTGGTTATTTTCCTCTCGCTGTTGGTTCGGAGCATCGGCCGGATGAGAAGCATACTGGCCCCGGTTGTGCCGATAAAATTGGCCAGGACCGCGCCAATAAACAGGAGCCGAGTATTGGTGGCCGGAGTGGCTTTCAAATCACCCGTCAGAAGAATTCCGCCCGAAATTATGAAAAGCGAACCGAGCAGGACTA
This genomic interval from Candidatus Zixiibacteriota bacterium contains the following:
- a CDS encoding sodium:proton antiporter codes for the protein MEVTVMENSVPIYAGAPFVILLLLIAIMPLALPKFWDKNRNKAMIAAIVSLPILLLYFLIINSPQELMLTLKDYFSFIVLLGSLFIISGGILLTGDLKATPATNTRLLFIGAVLANFIGTTGASMLLIRPMLRTNSERKITNHIPVFFIFAVSNIGGCLTPLGDPPLFLGYLKGVPFTWTLTLFPVWVVTLGLVLAIFYFWDLYCYSKETPAAIKKDIQKAVPIGISGKINILFLIGVILAVSFRTPTPYREMIMALMTVLSLKFTREEFRKKNKFSYHPIIEVAVLFIGIFITVVPLLVLLKTRGAELGITQPWQFFWWTGGLSSFLDNAPTYLTFFTLAESVTRAAGNVDPVTIAGVHVDLLRAISCGAVFMGAMTYIGNGPNFMVKSIAEEMKIKIPHFFGYMVYSILILIPIFIVV